The proteins below come from a single Limosilactobacillus reuteri genomic window:
- a CDS encoding VIT family protein, which yields MSIKVKKHQKQTMEEKLNTLRAGVLGSNDGILTVVGVLVSVAAATSDRFTIFIAGLSDLLACAFSMASGEYASVSTQKDTEKAAVAKEEQLLKDDYEGELAAVKDYYVNKGVTPETSIKIAKDLLNKKPLETVVRIKYDVELGHYLNPWDAAFSSLFSAAAGGLIPLMAMTFAPEAYKWYAVILAVAFTSALTGYISSKLGNGLVKIAVIRNIIIGLITITIHYGVGKLF from the coding sequence ATGAGTATTAAGGTGAAAAAGCATCAGAAGCAAACAATGGAAGAAAAACTGAATACGTTACGAGCAGGGGTACTAGGTTCAAATGATGGGATTTTGACTGTTGTCGGTGTTTTGGTATCGGTGGCAGCAGCGACAAGTGACCGTTTTACTATCTTCATTGCTGGCTTATCTGATTTGCTTGCCTGTGCATTTTCAATGGCTTCTGGCGAATATGCCTCTGTATCTACTCAAAAGGATACAGAAAAAGCGGCCGTTGCTAAAGAAGAGCAACTCTTAAAGGACGATTATGAAGGGGAACTTGCGGCAGTAAAAGACTATTATGTAAATAAAGGAGTTACTCCTGAAACATCAATCAAAATTGCTAAGGATCTCCTTAATAAAAAGCCCCTCGAGACAGTTGTTCGGATTAAGTATGATGTTGAGCTTGGTCACTATCTTAACCCTTGGGATGCTGCATTTTCTTCTCTTTTTTCAGCAGCTGCCGGAGGATTAATTCCGTTGATGGCGATGACTTTTGCTCCCGAAGCATATAAGTGGTATGCCGTGATTTTGGCAGTTGCCTTTACGAGCGCTCTAACCGGTTATATCAGTTCTAAACTCGGGAACGGGCTTGTAAAAATTGCAGTTATTCGAAATATTATTATTGGTTTGATTACGATTACGATTCACTATGGAGTCGGAAAATTATTTTAA
- a CDS encoding VIT family protein, whose translation MSKKKMSLAQKVNVLRASVMGANDGIISIAGIVIGVAAATSNARSILIAGLSGTLAGMISMCMGEYVSVSTQKDSQKMALISEKQRLQNQYQHEFDYVQKKYEAQDIDSQLAKQATKELMEKDALGTAVQERYGFNPNEFTSPYAAAIASFISFPTGSILPMVAVTVSPANVRILATAIAVLIALLITGYFAAVLGKSNRIKSMIRNAAAGLLTMGVTYLIGQLFAR comes from the coding sequence GTGTCCAAGAAAAAGATGTCACTAGCACAAAAGGTAAACGTTCTGCGTGCAAGTGTGATGGGGGCTAATGATGGGATTATTTCAATTGCCGGAATTGTTATCGGGGTGGCAGCAGCAACGAGTAATGCCCGTTCCATCTTAATCGCGGGTTTGTCCGGAACACTTGCCGGTATGATCTCAATGTGTATGGGGGAGTACGTCTCAGTTTCGACCCAAAAGGACTCACAAAAAATGGCTTTGATTAGTGAAAAGCAGCGGCTTCAGAATCAATACCAGCATGAATTTGACTATGTTCAAAAGAAATATGAAGCTCAAGACATTGATTCGCAATTAGCTAAACAAGCGACGAAAGAATTAATGGAAAAAGATGCTTTAGGGACAGCTGTTCAAGAGCGCTATGGCTTTAATCCCAATGAGTTTACAAGTCCATATGCTGCGGCGATTGCTTCCTTTATATCCTTTCCAACTGGTTCAATTTTACCAATGGTGGCGGTTACCGTTTCTCCCGCAAATGTTCGAATCTTAGCAACCGCAATTGCAGTTCTAATTGCCTTGTTAATTACTGGTTATTTTGCGGCGGTTTTAGGAAAATCTAACCGGATTAAATCGATGATCAGGAATGCAGCTGCTGGATTATTAACAATGGGGGTTACGTACCTGATTGGACAATTATTTGCGCGGTAG